The Plasmodium yoelii strain 17X genome assembly, chromosome: 1 genome contains a region encoding:
- a CDS encoding GTP-binding protein, putative, with product MINKFKQINGILKNNTIFCEGRIFSKSIFFYSIKIINKENKNDIKTYGHNKNGKKNKKNDEDDCDTINVCKNIDHKEDLIKSQNNLVKFSRNKSIFYESERIIKCESGAGGDGAFSFKKFKRKVFGNLGIPNGGKGGDGGSIYLCYSSVKGNINHKNVGNKKNDDQNKHIFINNLSELPCAILATNGGKGKANQLRGKNGTNIFLYLNKVCHVYKILPDQNDKDNKGNINGNYLCHDNKVDKNKNFPNNLDNNIKLEKKTNEENTINGNLYEKKEKNIIYYKSNYEENVYNIIKKEDPVYLKRNQHILKQIKTMDQNVRKETYIGLLCETNNCILLSKGGIGGKGNNMQNTFSFEKGQSGVINYIRVVYKCISDICFIGYDGVGKSTLLSLITHQIHTVNNLYILKKIFFKDNYQISVADFFSEKSETSQNDEKNNITFNINPNFMKYMELTHLLVIILDINMDVFAQFCSIRDELKRKDDHIYQKPYIVVINKCDLNFKEKMNKVEEAYKGIKNYDDNIPIFFVSAKYGMGITEFVNCLRNCVQKLKHNNSFFSSL from the exons AtgattaataaatttaaacaaataaatggaatattaaaaaataatacaattttttgtGAAGGCCGAATTTTTTCtaaaagtatttttttttatagcataaaaattattaacaaagaaaataaaaatgatattaaaacTTATggacataataaaaatggaaaaaaaaataaaaaaaatgatgaagatgACTGTGATACCATAAATGtgtgtaaaaatatagacCATAAAGAAGATTTAATAAAATCACAAAATAATTTAGTAAAATTTAGTAGGAATAAatcaattttttatgaaagtgaaagaataataaaatgtgaaAGTGGAGCAGGAGGAGATGGCGCTTttagttttaaaaaatttaaaagaaaagtTTTTGGAAATTTAGGGATACCTAATGGAGGAAAAGGGGGAGATGGTGGaagtatatatttgtgtTATTCATCTGTTAAAGGAAATATTAATCATAAAAATgttggaaataaaaaaaatgatgatcaaaataaacatatttttattaacaactTATCAGAGTTACCTTGTGCTATATTAGCTACAAATGGAGGGAAAGGAAAAGCAAATCAATTGAGAGGAAAAAATGGTaccaatatttttttatatttaaacaaAGTTTGTCatgtttataaaattttaccAGATCAAAATGATAAAGATAATAAGGGTAACATAAATGGGAATTATTTGTGTCATGATAATAAAGTtgataagaataaaaattttcCAAACAATTTGGataataacataaaattagaaaaaaaaacaaatgaagAGAATACAATAAATGGaaatttatatgaaaaaaaagaaaaaaatataatttattataaatcgaattatgaagaaaatgtttataacattataaaaaaagaagatcCTGTTTATCTTAAAAGAAAtcaacatattttaaaacaaataaaaactaTGGACCAAAACGTAAGAAAAGAAACATATATTGGACTTTTGTGTGAAACAAATAATTGTATTTTACTATCAAAAGGTGGAATAGGAGGTAAAGGGAATAATATGCAAAACACATTTTCATTTGAAAAAGGCCAAAGTGGtgttattaattatatacgtgttgtatataaatgtattagCGATATATGCTTTATAGGATATGATGGAGTTGGGAAATCAACTCTCTTATCTTTAATTACGCATCAAATTCACActgttaataatttatacatattgaaaaaaatattttttaaagacAATTACCAGATATCGGTGGCAGATTTTTTTAGTGAAAAAAGCGAAACTTCTCAAAATGAcgagaaaaataatataacttttaatattaatcccaattttatgaaatatatggAGTTAACTCACCTTCTTGTAATAATTCTTGACATCAACATGGATGTATTTGCTCAGTTTTGCAGCATCAG GGACGAACTAAAGCGGAAAGATGACCATATATATCAAAAACCTTACATTGTCGTTATAAACAAATGTGACTTAAACTTcaaagaaaaaatgaataaggTGGAGGAAGCTTATAaaggaataaaaaattatgatgataatattcccattttttttgtcagTGCAAAATACGGAATGGGAATAACAGAATTTGTCAATTGTCTAAGGAATTGTGTACAAAAATTAAAGcataataatagttttttttcaagtttataa